The Mercenaria mercenaria strain notata chromosome 10, MADL_Memer_1, whole genome shotgun sequence genome contains a region encoding:
- the LOC128545873 gene encoding fibrous sheath CABYR-binding protein-like encodes MGQWFRKAPPPEESKSATDIAEPAGKTTDEPTLSAPSLSVKEKDEEPQRQGQSDSAVPDLQTHTQVMEQQEAEQPKVEGDANRSDTPIAVEAVEIALDSATSENEPKVVLSEVIQTANDETETHTEKVTEAQVSETEQKEEPTAETAADDQQLTQETVEAAEKETADQTQIVDESDTQTAQNISEEQCVSEIPSTQLHATTESAEESKQVESAAPDESPQQEQENQESAESEESRHAEQVPEVIVQPVEQSVKEPEETEQPADESEQPPETEERPAVEATQPESTEQPTEEQAQPLETTDQTEESVQQAETTEQPAEEPAQQPEAAEQPAEELAQQPEAAEQPTEEQAQQHEAAEQPAEVAEQPAEEPAQQPEAAEKPAEEPAQQPEAAEQPAEASAQQSEAAEQPAEEPVQQPEAAEQQAEEPAQQPEAAEQPAEEPAQQPEAAEQPAQQPEAAEQPAEESAPQPDAAEQPDESGKQPEEAAEQPAEESEQQATTEPHAEDAQPDVSEQPTEELAQPEIAEQQTEDSAEKEEAVEQHAEESAQQETEEQPAEESAQSETAEPPTEESAQPETAEQPAEESSQPETVEQPTEEPAQVTESIEKPAEESTYRPLTANKSAQHPEIAEQPAEESTQQPEKTEEPTEESASKPESGEQSVEETAQGEQQSVSTEQPAEAEQPSETADQTAEESSNVEQQSETTKADTEGSQETEEAPTETDAAQAETEKQEAETEPASVTGTETGPDSSQQTTEPNAETAENSEPSDNQQIADQQQKESVEADAQQQELNAETEQKGAAAE; translated from the coding sequence CTCCACCTCCCGAGGAATCAAAGAGCGCCACTGACATAGCTGAACCAGCTGGAAAGACAACAGACGAGCCCACACTTAGCGCTCCGAGTTTATCAGTCAAAGAGAAGGACGAAGAGCCTCAACGCCAGGGTCAGTCAGATAGTGCAGTTCCTGATCTACAAACACATACTCAAGTCATGGAACAGCAAGAAGCTGAACAGCCAAAGGTAGAAGGAGATGCTAATAGATCAGACACACCCATTGCTGTAGAGGCGGTAGAAATTGCCCTTGACTCGGCAACGAGTGAAAATGAGCCTAAAGTTGTCTTATCAGAAGTTATACAAACTGCTAATGACGAAACGGAAACGCACACAGAAAAGGTAACGGAAGCACAAGTCAGTGAGACTGAACAGAAAGAGGAACCAACTGCCGAAACTGCAGCAGATGACCAACAGTTGACACAAGAAACTGTTGAAGCTGCCGAGAAAGAAACTGCTGATCAAACACAAATTGTTGATGAAAGTGACACCCAAACTGCTCAAAACATATCAGAAGAACAGTGCGTATCTGAAATTCCATCGACACAGTTACATGCAACAACTGAGTCTGCCGAAGAAAGCAAACAAGTAGAGTCTGCTGCACCAGACGAATCACCACAACAGGAACAAGAGAATCAAGAAAGTGCAGAATCTGAAGAATCTCGGCATGCGGAACAAGTACCGGAAGTCATAGTACAGCCTGTAGAACAATCAGTTAAAGAACCAGAAGAAACAGAACAGCCAGCTGACGAATCAGAGCAACCACCAGAAACGGAAGAACGGCCAGCAGTAGAAGCAACACAACCAGAGAGCACAGAGCAGCCAACGGAAGAACAAGCACAACCATTAGAAACCACAGACCAAACAGAAGAATCAGTACAACAAGCAGAAACTACAGAACAACCAGCTGAAGAACCAGCACAGCAGCCGGAAGCTGCAGAACAGCCAGCAGAAGAACTAGCACAGCAGCCAGAAGCTGCGGAACAGCCGACAGAAGAACAAGCACAGCAACATGAAGCTGCGGAACAGCCAGCAGAAGTTGCTGAACAGCCAGCAGAAGAACCAGCACAGCAACCAGAAGCTGCTGAAAAGCCAGCAGAAGAACCAGCACAGCAACCAGAAGCTGCTGAACAGCCAGCAGAAGCATCAGCACAGCAGTCAGAAGCTGCAGAGCAGCCAGCAGAAGAACCAGTGCAGCAACCAGAAGCTGCAGAACAGCAAGCAGAGGAACCAGCACAGCAACCAGAAGCTGCAGAGCAACCAGCAGAAGAACCAGCACAGCAACCAGAAGCTGCAGAACAACCAGCACAACAACCAGAAGCTGCAGAACAACCAGCAGAAGAATCAGCACCTCAACCAGATGCAGCGGAACAGCCAGACGAATCAGGAAAGCAACCAGAAGAAGCTGCAGAACAACCAGCAGAAGAATCAGAACAACAGGCAACTACAGAACCACATGCAGAAGACGCACAACCTGATGTTTCTGAACAGCCGACAGAAGAATTAGCACAACCGGAAATCGCTGAACAGCAGACAGAAGACTCTGCAGAAAAAGAAGAAGCTGTAGAACAACACGCAGAGGAATCAGCACAACAAGAAACTGAAGAACAACCCGCAGAAGAATCAGCACAATCAGAAACTGCAGAGCCGCCCACAGAAGAATCAGCACAACCAGAAACTGCAGAGCAACCCGCAGAAGAATCATCTCAGCCAGAAACTGTAGAACAGCCCACAGAAGAACCGGCACAAGTGACAGAAAGTATAGAAAAGCCAGCAGAAGAATCTACATACAGGCCATTAACTGCAAACAAATCAGCGCAACACCCTGAAATTGCTGAACAGCCAGCAGAAGAATCAACACAGCAACCAGAAAAGACAGAAGAGCCAACAGAAGAATCAGCATCGAAACCAGAGAGTGGTGAACAGTCAGTAGAAGAAACAGCACAAGGAGAGCAACAATCCGTATCTACTGAACAGCCAGCAGAAGCAGAACAACCGTCAGAAACTGCAGATCAGACGGCTGAAGAATCATCAAATGTAGAGCAACAATCAGAAACAACAAAGGCAGACACCGAGGGCTCTCAAGAAACTGAAGAGGCCCCGACTGAAACCGATGCGGCCCAAGCAGAAACAGAGAAACAGGAGGCAGAGACCGAACCAGCGTCTGTTACAGGAACGGAGACTGGTCCAGATTCCTCTCAGCAGACTACAGAACCTAATGCAGAGACAGCTGAAAATAGTGAGCCAAGTGATAACCAACAGATAGCCGATCAACAACAGAAAGAATCAGTAGAGGCAGATGCACAGCAACAGGAACTAAATGCAGAGACAGAACAAAAAGGCGCTGCCGCGGAGTAA